The Geothrix sp. genome window below encodes:
- a CDS encoding CoA transferase, whose translation MSRKILEGIKVLDLTNVLSGPFTTLHLALLGAEVIKVENPKDGDLARKLGIVPDLNKKLMGTSFLAQNCNKKSITLNTKSPEGKEIFRKLVKDADVVVENFRPGVMDRLGLGYKTLAELNPRLIYCAISGFGQTGPDALKPAYDQIIQGLSGEMAVNGDERLNPLRTGFPVCDTVGGLNAAFAVMAALFHRERTGQGQAIDIALLDSIMPLMGWVAANLLIGGEQPVLMGNDNFTAAPSGTFRTQDGHINIAANKQEQWEAVCEVLEVPELKTDPRFQERDTRKKNRRELTPLLEARLVQKATAFWVEALNAKDVPSGDILSLEDALRQPQVQHRKVLQKVAVAGVGEVEVFGLTALFEKTPGEVEAPPPALGEHNALVYGHLGLGEGELAELKSKGII comes from the coding sequence ATGAGCAGGAAGATCCTCGAAGGCATCAAGGTCCTGGATCTCACGAATGTGTTGTCCGGACCCTTCACCACGCTCCATCTGGCCCTGCTGGGGGCCGAAGTCATCAAGGTGGAGAATCCCAAGGACGGCGACCTGGCCCGGAAGCTGGGCATCGTTCCCGACCTGAACAAGAAGCTCATGGGCACCAGCTTCCTGGCCCAGAACTGCAACAAGAAGTCCATCACGCTCAATACCAAGTCCCCGGAAGGCAAAGAGATCTTCCGGAAGCTGGTGAAAGATGCGGATGTGGTGGTGGAGAACTTCCGGCCGGGCGTCATGGATCGTCTGGGGTTGGGCTACAAGACGCTGGCGGAGCTCAACCCCCGGCTCATCTATTGCGCCATCTCCGGCTTTGGCCAGACCGGCCCCGACGCGCTCAAGCCCGCCTACGACCAGATCATCCAAGGTCTATCCGGCGAGATGGCGGTGAACGGCGATGAGCGCCTGAACCCCCTGCGCACGGGCTTTCCCGTCTGCGACACCGTGGGCGGCCTGAACGCGGCCTTTGCCGTGATGGCGGCCCTCTTCCACCGGGAGCGCACGGGGCAGGGGCAGGCCATCGACATCGCGCTGCTCGACAGCATCATGCCGCTCATGGGCTGGGTGGCGGCCAACCTGCTGATCGGCGGCGAACAGCCGGTCCTCATGGGCAACGACAACTTCACGGCGGCGCCCAGCGGCACCTTCCGGACGCAGGATGGCCACATCAACATCGCGGCCAACAAGCAGGAACAGTGGGAGGCCGTCTGCGAGGTGCTGGAGGTGCCCGAGCTGAAGACGGATCCCCGCTTCCAGGAGCGCGATACCCGGAAGAAGAACCGGCGGGAACTGACGCCGCTTCTGGAGGCCCGGCTGGTGCAGAAAGCGACCGCTTTCTGGGTGGAGGCCTTGAACGCGAAGGATGTGCCCAGCGGTGACATCCTGAGCCTGGAAGACGCCCTGAGGCAGCCTCAGGTGCAGCACCGGAAGGTGCTCCAGAAGGTGGCAGTGGCGGGCGTGGGTGAGGTGGAAGTCTTCGGCCTCACGGCCCTTTTCGAGAAGACCCCGGGCGAGGTGGAGGCCCCTCCGCCGGCGCTGGGCGAGCACAATGCCCTGGTCTACGGGCACCTGGGCCTGGGCGAAGGCGAACTGGCCGAATTGAAATCCAAAGGCATCATCTGA
- a CDS encoding hydroxymethylglutaryl-CoA lyase — MNNILIHEVGPRDGLQAESVVVPTETKLDWIRRTADSGVDIVQVGSFVRGDKMPQMADTDELFRILGREPHRALLSGLVLNEKGLERALEVGVPLICMGVSASETHSRKNTGMGTEDATRRIIATALEARKAGRKVQVSVQSAFGCGFEGPIDEARVLGIVAAYLEAGLTSISLADTAGHAHPAQVRRYVQKALGLDPAAEITAHIHNTYGLGMASVYAAMEAGARAIETSFGGLGGCPFTKVAAGNVATEDLVHGLQRTGQRMDIDLAALIGVTKDVAAHFGRELPGCVYRTGPLAAKVTA, encoded by the coding sequence ATGAACAACATCCTCATCCATGAAGTTGGCCCCCGCGACGGTCTCCAGGCTGAAAGCGTGGTCGTACCAACGGAAACGAAACTCGACTGGATCCGCCGCACCGCGGATTCGGGCGTGGACATCGTCCAGGTGGGTTCCTTCGTGCGGGGCGACAAGATGCCCCAGATGGCCGACACGGATGAGCTGTTCCGCATCCTCGGCCGGGAGCCCCACCGGGCCCTGCTGTCGGGCCTGGTGCTCAACGAGAAGGGCCTGGAGCGGGCCCTGGAGGTGGGTGTACCACTCATCTGCATGGGCGTGTCCGCCTCCGAGACCCACAGCCGCAAGAACACCGGCATGGGCACGGAGGACGCCACGCGCCGCATCATCGCCACCGCCCTGGAAGCCCGCAAGGCCGGGCGGAAGGTGCAGGTGAGCGTGCAGAGCGCCTTCGGTTGCGGCTTCGAAGGTCCCATCGACGAGGCTCGGGTCCTGGGCATCGTGGCCGCCTACCTGGAGGCCGGGCTGACCTCCATCAGCCTGGCGGATACGGCGGGCCATGCCCATCCGGCCCAGGTGCGGCGCTATGTCCAGAAGGCCCTGGGCCTGGACCCCGCCGCCGAAATCACGGCGCACATCCACAACACCTACGGCCTGGGCATGGCCAGCGTCTACGCCGCCATGGAAGCCGGGGCCCGGGCCATCGAGACCAGCTTCGGCGGGCTCGGCGGCTGCCCCTTCACCAAGGTGGCGGCCGGCAATGTGGCCACGGAGGACCTTGTCCATGGCCTCCAGCGAACGGGCCAGCGCATGGACATCGACCTCGCGGCCCTCATCGGGGTGACGAAGGATGTCGCCGCCCACTTCGGCCGGGAACTGCCCGGCTGCGTCTACCGAACCGGACCTCTCGCTGCAAAGGTGACGGCATGA
- the tpx gene encoding thiol peroxidase — MATITLNGNPVHTCGELPTIGFATPPFTLTRTDLRDITSVELEGKRIVLSIFPSLDTATCAQSMRTFNALAADLSDAVLLCVSMDLPFALDLFCGTERLERAVPVSAFRHPDFGTSFGVTLVDGPLRGLLARAVVALDENGTVVHTELVSELTHEPDYDMAIHAIRNHHHPCPQDALETTE, encoded by the coding sequence ATGGCCACGATCACCCTGAACGGCAACCCCGTCCATACCTGCGGCGAGCTGCCCACCATCGGCTTCGCCACACCCCCGTTCACCCTCACCCGCACGGATCTCCGCGACATCACCAGCGTGGAGCTGGAGGGGAAGCGCATCGTGCTGAGCATCTTCCCCAGCCTGGACACGGCCACCTGCGCCCAGAGCATGCGGACCTTCAACGCCCTCGCGGCGGATCTGAGCGACGCGGTGCTGCTCTGCGTCTCCATGGACCTGCCCTTCGCCCTGGATCTCTTCTGCGGGACGGAGCGGCTGGAGCGGGCCGTACCCGTCTCCGCCTTCCGGCACCCGGATTTCGGGACCTCGTTCGGCGTCACCCTCGTGGACGGCCCACTGCGGGGCCTTCTGGCCCGGGCTGTCGTGGCGCTGGACGAGAACGGCACCGTCGTCCACACCGAGCTGGTGTCCGAGCTCACGCATGAGCCGGACTACGACATGGCCATCCACGCCATCCGGAACCACCACCATCCCTGCCCGCAGGATGCCCTCGAGACGACGGAATAG
- a CDS encoding histidine kinase: MEPAVGKWRWYWGIWALMGLYMATWDLAMYPSAPVLRIVVMNLLQNGAWGLLGLFLIWLANRRPIESFAWSQWRTWTLHLLASVVVAALGLFVAYLISLRLDSWDQGKALDLARFLKGLPRFYRAYFHTNLLFMWAVVAAFHGLRIYRKYKAREVEAAKLEARFAEAQNLALRMQLQPHFLFNTLNSISALVHANPEGADDMISRLGDFLRMTLDAPPDQLVTLRKELAFIQAYLAIEQVRFQDRLQVRVDIAPNLLDLRVPSFILQPLVENALKHGLSDRPQGGTLQLRAHRDSECLVIEVQDDGEGFRPGREGVGLGNVRARLGLLYKGRHQLDLLGAPGRGTLVVLRLPLDQPGPEVG; this comes from the coding sequence ATGGAACCCGCGGTTGGGAAGTGGCGCTGGTACTGGGGCATCTGGGCCCTGATGGGGCTCTACATGGCCACCTGGGACCTGGCCATGTACCCGTCCGCCCCGGTTCTCCGGATCGTGGTGATGAACCTGCTGCAGAACGGGGCCTGGGGCCTGCTGGGCCTCTTCCTGATCTGGCTGGCCAACCGGCGGCCCATTGAATCCTTCGCCTGGTCCCAGTGGCGGACCTGGACCCTGCACCTGCTGGCCAGCGTGGTCGTGGCCGCCCTGGGGCTCTTCGTGGCCTACCTCATCTCCCTCCGACTGGATTCCTGGGACCAGGGAAAGGCGCTCGACCTCGCGAGGTTCCTCAAGGGCCTCCCGCGCTTCTACCGGGCCTACTTCCACACGAACCTCCTCTTCATGTGGGCCGTGGTGGCCGCCTTCCATGGGCTGCGGATCTACCGGAAATACAAAGCCCGCGAGGTGGAAGCCGCGAAGCTGGAGGCCCGTTTTGCCGAAGCCCAGAACCTGGCCCTCCGGATGCAGCTCCAGCCCCACTTCCTCTTCAACACGCTCAACTCCATCTCCGCCCTGGTCCACGCCAATCCGGAGGGCGCGGACGACATGATCAGCCGCCTGGGGGATTTCCTGCGCATGACCCTGGATGCCCCGCCCGACCAGCTGGTGACGCTGCGCAAAGAGCTGGCCTTCATCCAGGCCTACCTGGCCATCGAGCAGGTGCGCTTCCAGGATCGCCTCCAGGTCCGCGTGGACATCGCCCCCAATCTGCTGGACCTGAGGGTGCCCAGCTTCATCCTCCAACCCCTGGTGGAGAATGCTCTCAAGCACGGCCTGTCCGACCGTCCCCAGGGCGGCACCCTGCAGCTGCGGGCCCACCGCGACTCCGAGTGCCTGGTGATCGAGGTCCAGGACGACGGCGAGGGATTCAGGCCGGGCCGCGAGGGCGTGGGCCTCGGCAATGTCCGGGCTCGCCTGGGGCTGCTCTACAAGGGCAGGCATCAACTGGATCTGCTGGGCGCTCCGGGCCGGGGTACCCTCGTGGTGTTGCGCCTTCCCCTGGATCAGCCGGGACCGGAGGTTGGATGA
- a CDS encoding isocitrate/isopropylmalate dehydrogenase family protein: MSQFNIAWLPGDGVGVEVMEAAKICLDALKFDAKYTHGDIGWEFWCKEGESFPQRTIDLLKNSHAAMFGAITSKPVKDAEAELVPELKGKGLIYRSPIVRMRQMFDLYTCLRPCKAYAGNPLNYKEDIDMVIFRENTEDLYAGVEFSPVPDELKATLKKLSKPFAHFAEIPGDQFAITCKVNTQKGCDRIIRAAFEYAKKFGYPKVTVIHKANVVRATEGMFLETGKRIAKEYPGIAMDDANVDAITMWMLKNPKNYGVMVATNLFGDIVSDLAAQMVGGLGFGCSGNIGEKLAVFEPSHGSAPKYAGQYKVNPIATILAAKMMLDWLGETEKGARLEAATAAVIAEGQVRTYDMGGKATTLDMGEAIARKL, encoded by the coding sequence ATGAGCCAGTTCAACATCGCCTGGTTGCCCGGTGACGGCGTGGGCGTCGAGGTCATGGAGGCCGCCAAGATCTGCCTGGATGCCCTGAAATTCGATGCGAAGTACACGCACGGCGACATCGGCTGGGAGTTCTGGTGCAAGGAAGGTGAATCCTTCCCCCAGCGCACCATCGATTTGCTGAAGAACAGCCACGCCGCCATGTTCGGCGCCATCACCTCCAAGCCCGTGAAGGACGCCGAGGCCGAGCTGGTGCCGGAATTGAAGGGGAAGGGGCTCATTTACCGCAGCCCCATCGTCCGCATGCGGCAGATGTTCGACCTCTACACCTGCCTGCGACCCTGCAAGGCCTATGCGGGCAACCCCCTGAACTACAAGGAAGACATCGACATGGTGATCTTCCGCGAGAACACCGAGGATCTCTACGCCGGCGTGGAATTCAGCCCTGTCCCTGACGAGCTGAAGGCAACCCTGAAGAAGCTCAGCAAGCCCTTCGCCCACTTCGCGGAGATTCCCGGCGACCAGTTCGCCATCACCTGCAAGGTGAACACCCAGAAGGGATGCGACCGCATCATCCGCGCGGCCTTCGAGTACGCGAAAAAATTCGGCTATCCCAAGGTCACGGTCATCCACAAGGCCAATGTGGTGCGGGCCACCGAAGGCATGTTCCTGGAGACCGGCAAGCGCATCGCCAAGGAGTACCCGGGCATCGCGATGGATGATGCCAATGTCGATGCCATCACCATGTGGATGCTCAAGAACCCCAAGAACTACGGCGTCATGGTGGCCACGAACCTCTTCGGCGACATCGTCAGCGACCTCGCCGCCCAGATGGTGGGCGGGCTTGGCTTCGGCTGCTCGGGGAACATCGGCGAGAAGCTGGCCGTGTTCGAACCCAGCCATGGCAGCGCGCCGAAGTACGCCGGCCAGTACAAAGTGAACCCCATCGCCACCATTCTGGCCGCCAAGATGATGCTGGATTGGCTGGGCGAGACCGAGAAGGGCGCCCGCCTCGAGGCCGCCACCGCCGCCGTCATCGCCGAAGGCCAGGTCCGCACCTACGACATGGGCGGCAAGGCCACCACGCTCGACATGGGCGAGGCGATCGCTCGGAAACTTTGA
- a CDS encoding 3-isopropylmalate dehydratase yields MAKVIITLGNDISTDDIYPGRFMATVLPTETPQFAFFDRTEFNAKLKAKAFPPGSIIVGGENFGCGSSREQACSTLKGHEVAVVAKSISRIFLQNSINLGLQVVICPSLEASEGDDLEITADQVLNKTTGKTFDQVKLPAARKGIMDAGGLIPYTRARLMATNA; encoded by the coding sequence ATGGCCAAGGTCATCATCACGCTCGGGAACGACATCAGCACGGACGACATCTACCCGGGCCGCTTCATGGCCACCGTGCTGCCGACGGAAACCCCCCAGTTCGCCTTCTTCGACCGCACCGAATTCAATGCCAAGCTCAAGGCCAAGGCCTTTCCGCCAGGATCGATCATCGTGGGCGGCGAGAACTTCGGCTGCGGCTCCAGCCGGGAGCAGGCCTGCTCCACCCTCAAGGGCCACGAGGTGGCCGTCGTGGCCAAGAGCATCTCGCGCATCTTCCTGCAGAACAGCATCAACCTGGGCCTCCAGGTGGTGATCTGCCCCAGCCTCGAGGCCAGCGAGGGCGATGACCTGGAGATCACCGCGGACCAGGTGCTCAACAAGACCACCGGCAAAACCTTCGACCAGGTGAAGCTGCCCGCCGCCCGCAAGGGCATCATGGATGCGGGCGGGCTCATCCCCTACACCCGCGCGCGGCTGATGGCGACGAACGCCTGA
- the polA gene encoding DNA polymerase I, whose product MAEDRLYLIDTFAFIFRAYFANPRLKNGAAYTFTRLVLQLLEKHKPTHIACVFDTPEPTFRHEIYPEYKANRDAMPEDLRPQIPMIRQLVEALNIPIVELHGYEADDVMGTLARESAALGLPAVIVSPDKDLLQLVDDGLRIQVLNTKDGEIWHDREGVKTRMGVWPEQVVDFLSLVGDASDNVKGVPGIGEKGAALLLEKFGSLDGVIAAKADLKPKQREGLEAASAWLDLTRRLVTVVTDLHLSLHPRDLAYPGVDEAKARETFKALGFQTLTKEFTQSAEQAGSARTYRAASTLADLEAAVAACRAAGRFGLDTETTSIDPTRGHLVGLSLAWAPNEGLYVPLAHLKPATADTEGSLPGLLPDSGLPESLLDLQGDPVAFFAELAPHLDPRNVPFEGARRVLAPLLADASVGKCGQNLKYDLQVLARHGLPVAGLADDSMVLSFLLESGVRHNLDDLSVRLLDVKPIAFEAVVGKGKSQKRFDEAGFEQAVQYAAEDADLALQLCDKLRAKLTDDRMKRLYEEVDLPLVDVLAALEGHGVRLDLNVLSQLAVRMHGERERAQARVIELAGEPFNLNSPTQLGAILFGKLGYKPVKYTGKTKAPSTDEDVLQELAKAQGAEIASELLRHRQMVKLLGTYVEALPQMVNPVTKRVHTRLHQAAVASGRLASSDPNLQNIPIRTEEGRAIRGAFVPEPGWVLLDADYSQIELRVVAALADDPVLLGAFAAGEDIHRRTASEVFGVPMETVTSDQRSASKAVNFGLLYGQGAFALAANIGVSQKEAKAFIERYFERMPKVAAWIEGAKERALAEGLVRTHWGRIRRIPELESPNKQFQAQGLREAVNTIVQGTAADLMRRAMVRLHRSLQASGLRARLLLQVHDELLMEAPPEEVDQAAALLKDAMEGADDLGALGVKLAAEVRTGDNWLACK is encoded by the coding sequence GTGGCTGAGGATCGCCTTTATCTGATCGACACCTTTGCCTTCATTTTCAGGGCCTATTTCGCCAATCCCCGGCTGAAGAACGGGGCGGCCTACACCTTCACGCGGCTGGTGCTGCAGCTGCTGGAGAAGCACAAGCCCACCCACATCGCCTGTGTGTTCGACACGCCGGAGCCCACCTTCCGGCACGAGATCTATCCCGAATACAAGGCCAACCGCGACGCCATGCCCGAGGACCTGCGACCGCAGATCCCCATGATCCGGCAGCTGGTGGAGGCGTTGAACATCCCCATCGTGGAACTGCACGGCTACGAGGCGGACGATGTCATGGGCACCCTGGCCCGGGAATCCGCGGCCCTGGGCCTTCCCGCGGTCATCGTCAGCCCCGACAAGGATCTGCTGCAGCTGGTGGACGACGGGCTGCGCATCCAGGTGCTGAATACCAAGGATGGCGAGATCTGGCACGACCGCGAGGGTGTGAAGACCCGCATGGGTGTGTGGCCCGAGCAGGTGGTGGACTTCCTGAGCCTGGTGGGGGATGCCTCCGACAATGTGAAGGGCGTGCCGGGCATCGGCGAGAAGGGGGCGGCCCTGCTGCTGGAGAAGTTCGGCAGCCTGGACGGCGTGATCGCCGCCAAGGCGGACCTGAAGCCCAAGCAGCGGGAGGGGTTGGAGGCGGCCTCCGCGTGGCTGGACCTCACCCGGCGCCTGGTGACCGTGGTGACCGACCTCCACCTCTCGCTGCATCCCCGGGATCTCGCCTATCCCGGCGTGGACGAGGCCAAGGCCCGGGAGACCTTCAAGGCCCTGGGCTTCCAGACCCTCACCAAGGAGTTCACGCAGAGCGCCGAGCAGGCGGGCAGCGCGCGGACCTACCGGGCCGCCTCCACCCTGGCGGACCTCGAGGCGGCCGTGGCGGCCTGCCGCGCGGCCGGCCGCTTCGGCCTCGATACGGAGACCACGAGCATCGACCCCACGCGGGGGCACCTGGTGGGGCTGAGCTTGGCCTGGGCCCCCAACGAGGGGCTCTATGTGCCGCTGGCCCATCTGAAGCCCGCCACTGCGGACACGGAAGGCTCCCTGCCGGGCCTGCTGCCGGACTCGGGCCTGCCCGAGTCGCTGTTGGACCTGCAGGGCGATCCGGTGGCCTTCTTCGCGGAACTGGCACCCCACCTGGATCCCCGCAATGTGCCCTTCGAGGGGGCCCGGCGCGTCCTTGCGCCGCTGCTGGCAGATGCCTCCGTCGGGAAATGCGGCCAGAACCTGAAGTACGATTTGCAGGTGCTGGCCCGTCACGGCCTGCCGGTGGCGGGACTGGCGGACGACAGCATGGTGCTGAGCTTCCTGCTGGAGAGCGGCGTCCGCCACAACCTGGATGACCTGTCCGTGCGGCTGCTCGATGTGAAGCCCATCGCCTTCGAGGCGGTGGTGGGGAAGGGGAAGAGCCAGAAGCGCTTCGATGAGGCGGGGTTCGAGCAGGCGGTGCAGTACGCCGCCGAGGATGCGGATCTGGCCCTGCAGCTCTGCGACAAGCTGCGGGCGAAGCTCACCGACGACCGGATGAAGCGCCTCTACGAAGAGGTGGACCTGCCGCTGGTGGATGTTCTGGCGGCGCTCGAAGGCCATGGCGTTCGTCTGGATTTGAATGTCCTTTCCCAGCTCGCTGTGCGCATGCACGGCGAGCGTGAACGCGCCCAGGCCCGTGTCATCGAACTCGCAGGCGAGCCCTTCAACCTGAACAGCCCCACCCAGCTGGGGGCGATCCTCTTCGGCAAGCTGGGCTACAAGCCCGTGAAGTACACGGGCAAGACCAAGGCGCCCAGCACCGACGAGGATGTGCTGCAGGAATTGGCCAAGGCGCAGGGCGCGGAGATTGCCAGCGAGCTGCTGCGGCACCGCCAGATGGTGAAGCTGCTGGGCACCTATGTAGAAGCCCTGCCGCAGATGGTGAACCCCGTGACGAAGCGCGTGCACACGCGCCTGCACCAGGCGGCCGTGGCCTCGGGGCGGCTGGCCTCCAGCGACCCCAACCTGCAGAACATCCCCATCCGCACCGAGGAGGGTCGGGCCATCCGCGGGGCTTTCGTGCCCGAGCCCGGTTGGGTCCTGCTGGACGCGGACTACAGCCAGATCGAACTGCGGGTGGTGGCGGCCCTGGCCGACGATCCCGTGCTGCTGGGCGCCTTCGCCGCGGGCGAGGACATTCACCGCCGGACGGCTTCCGAAGTCTTCGGTGTGCCCATGGAGACCGTCACCTCCGACCAGCGCAGCGCCTCCAAGGCGGTCAACTTCGGCTTGCTCTACGGGCAGGGGGCCTTCGCCCTCGCCGCCAACATCGGCGTCAGCCAGAAGGAGGCCAAGGCCTTTATCGAGCGCTACTTCGAGCGCATGCCGAAGGTGGCCGCCTGGATCGAGGGCGCCAAGGAGCGGGCCCTGGCCGAAGGCCTTGTCCGCACCCACTGGGGTCGCATCCGCCGGATCCCCGAGTTGGAGAGCCCCAACAAGCAGTTCCAGGCCCAGGGACTGCGGGAAGCTGTGAACACCATCGTCCAGGGCACCGCCGCCGACCTCATGCGCCGGGCCATGGTGCGCCTGCACCGCAGCCTCCAGGCCTCGGGCCTCCGGGCCAGGCTGCTGCTCCAGGTCCATGACGAACTCTTGATGGAGGCGCCACCGGAAGAAGTGGACCAGGCCGCCGCCCTCTTGAAGGATGCCATGGAAGGCGCCGACGACCTGGGTGCCCTGGGCGTGAAGCTGGCGGCAGAAGTCCGCACCGGCGACAACTGGCTGGCCTGCAAGTAG
- a CDS encoding 3-isopropylmalate dehydratase large subunit: protein MGMTVVEKILARAAGQASVKVGDVVEPKVDLAMSHENAALVINQFMEVFEGTGRPAKVWDPSRIAIIFDHRVPAESPKTATNHKKIRGFVAANGITKFHDVRGDVGGICHQILPEYGYVRPGFVVLGTDSHTTSHGALGAFSFGVGATEMASAWSLGIAVNIEVPATIKVVVKGEFPPLVGPKDLILHLIGKLTAQGANYKVLEFHGETIRKMSTSGRIAICNMSVEAGATSGIVPGDEETVRYLREEAGVTEAISCTTPDADATYVQTVEIDVSSLAPQIACPHMVDNVKSIDHVVGTKVQQIVIGSCTNGRLDDLADAAAILRGKKVAEGTRMLVFPASSKIFAKALDMGYIHDFMKAGAVVMNSGCGPCLGVHEGALGDHEVALSTTNRNFKGRMGNPTGEVYLCSPVVAAASAITGVITDPRKGA, encoded by the coding sequence ATGGGCATGACCGTCGTCGAAAAGATCCTGGCCCGCGCAGCGGGGCAGGCCTCCGTGAAGGTGGGGGATGTGGTCGAACCGAAGGTCGACCTCGCCATGTCGCATGAAAACGCGGCGCTGGTGATCAACCAGTTCATGGAGGTGTTCGAGGGAACCGGCCGTCCGGCGAAGGTGTGGGACCCCTCCCGCATCGCCATCATCTTCGACCACCGGGTACCGGCTGAATCCCCCAAGACCGCCACCAACCACAAGAAGATCCGCGGCTTCGTGGCAGCCAACGGCATCACCAAGTTCCACGATGTGCGCGGCGATGTGGGCGGCATCTGCCACCAGATCCTCCCCGAGTACGGCTATGTGCGGCCCGGCTTCGTGGTGCTGGGCACGGATTCCCACACCACCAGCCACGGGGCCCTGGGCGCCTTCAGCTTCGGCGTGGGCGCCACGGAGATGGCCTCGGCCTGGAGCCTGGGCATCGCTGTGAACATCGAAGTGCCCGCCACCATCAAGGTGGTGGTGAAGGGCGAGTTTCCGCCCCTGGTCGGCCCCAAGGACCTCATCCTCCACCTGATCGGCAAGCTCACCGCCCAGGGCGCCAACTACAAGGTGCTGGAATTCCACGGCGAGACCATCCGGAAGATGAGCACCAGCGGCCGCATCGCCATCTGCAACATGAGCGTAGAAGCCGGGGCCACTTCGGGCATCGTGCCCGGCGACGAGGAGACCGTGCGCTACCTCCGGGAGGAGGCGGGTGTCACGGAAGCCATCTCCTGCACGACGCCGGATGCGGATGCCACCTATGTTCAGACCGTGGAGATCGATGTCTCCTCCCTCGCGCCCCAGATCGCCTGCCCCCACATGGTGGACAATGTGAAGTCCATCGATCATGTGGTTGGCACCAAGGTCCAGCAGATCGTCATCGGCAGCTGCACCAATGGCCGCCTGGATGATCTGGCGGATGCCGCCGCCATTCTGCGGGGCAAGAAGGTGGCGGAGGGCACCCGCATGCTGGTGTTCCCGGCCTCGAGCAAGATCTTCGCGAAGGCCCTGGACATGGGCTACATCCACGACTTCATGAAGGCGGGCGCCGTGGTGATGAACTCCGGGTGCGGGCCCTGCCTGGGCGTGCACGAGGGCGCTTTGGGCGATCATGAAGTCGCCCTGAGCACCACGAACCGCAACTTCAAGGGCCGCATGGGGAACCCCACGGGTGAGGTCTACCTCTGCAGCCCGGTGGTGGCCGCGGCCTCGGCGATCACCGGCGTCATCACCGATCCGCGGAAAGGAGCCTGA
- a CDS encoding cache domain-containing protein, translated as MHAGNAWIPAILCMAAPPLLAQDQPARALSLVKEAVAFAKRHGREALLREINHGQGRFHVKSGDELYIFVYDLQGVCQAIGFQSQMVGTNRIGLRDPDGKHFLRDMIAVARAKGSGWVDYKYPHPGTGKVRTKVSYVELMEGWVIGCGAYK; from the coding sequence GTGCACGCTGGGAATGCATGGATTCCGGCCATTCTCTGCATGGCCGCGCCGCCCCTCTTGGCCCAGGACCAGCCGGCCAGGGCCCTGTCCCTGGTGAAGGAGGCGGTGGCGTTCGCCAAACGCCACGGGAGAGAGGCCTTGCTGAGGGAGATCAACCACGGCCAGGGCCGGTTCCATGTGAAAAGCGGAGATGAGCTCTACATCTTCGTCTACGATCTGCAGGGCGTCTGCCAGGCCATCGGCTTCCAGAGCCAGATGGTGGGCACGAACCGGATCGGCCTGCGGGACCCCGATGGGAAGCATTTCCTCCGGGACATGATCGCCGTCGCCCGGGCCAAGGGCAGTGGCTGGGTGGACTACAAATACCCCCACCCCGGGACGGGCAAAGTCAGGACCAAAGTCTCATATGTGGAGCTGATGGAAGGCTGGGTCATCGGCTGTGGTGCCTATAAATAG
- a CDS encoding LytTR family DNA-binding domain-containing protein — MTLRALIVDDESLARQRIRHLLRKAPDIEVAAECAHGLAAVKAIEDLAPDLVFLDIQMPELDGFGVVEAVGADRMPPTLFITAYDQHALRAFEVHALDYLLKPFSPERFHQALERARRWCTQKDGGSGPDLEALLAGLRKERPWVDRLLVKQGDRHILVKTAGLQWVEAEDNYVRLHVEGTSHLLRQTLSGLLTRLDPAQFRRIHRSAIVNLDCIKEFQPWTGGDHLVIMRDGTRLTLSRTYREQFGEWL; from the coding sequence ATGACCTTGCGTGCCCTCATCGTGGATGACGAATCGCTGGCCCGGCAGCGCATCCGCCATCTGCTCCGGAAGGCGCCGGACATCGAGGTGGCCGCCGAATGTGCTCATGGCCTTGCGGCTGTGAAGGCCATCGAGGACCTGGCGCCGGATCTGGTCTTCCTCGACATCCAGATGCCGGAGCTGGACGGCTTCGGCGTGGTGGAGGCCGTGGGGGCGGACCGCATGCCACCCACCCTCTTCATCACGGCCTATGACCAGCACGCGCTCCGGGCCTTCGAGGTCCACGCCCTTGACTACCTGCTCAAGCCCTTCTCGCCCGAGCGCTTCCACCAGGCTTTGGAGCGGGCCCGCCGCTGGTGCACCCAGAAAGACGGGGGGAGTGGACCCGACCTGGAGGCCCTGCTGGCGGGCCTGCGGAAGGAGCGGCCCTGGGTGGACCGGCTGCTGGTGAAGCAGGGCGACCGCCACATTCTGGTGAAGACCGCGGGCCTGCAATGGGTAGAAGCCGAGGACAACTATGTGCGCCTCCATGTCGAGGGCACTTCCCACCTGCTGCGGCAGACCTTGTCGGGACTGCTCACCCGGCTGGATCCCGCCCAGTTCCGCCGCATCCACCGCTCGGCCATCGTGAACCTGGACTGCATCAAGGAATTCCAGCCCTGGACGGGCGGCGATCATCTGGTGATCATGCGCGATGGCACCCGCCTCACCCTGAGCCGGACCTACCGCGAACAGTTCGGAGAGTGGCTCTGA